One window from the genome of Mauremys mutica isolate MM-2020 ecotype Southern chromosome 4, ASM2049712v1, whole genome shotgun sequence encodes:
- the BDNF gene encoding brain-derived neurotrophic factor isoform X1, producing the protein MTILFLTMVISYFSCMKAAPMKEASVRGLGSLAYPGLRTHGTLESLSGPNTGSRGLTSLADTFEHVIEELLDEEQDVQPSEENKDADLYTSRVMLSSQVPLEPPLLFLLEEYKNYLDAANMSMRVRRHSDPARRGELSVCDSTSEWVTAAEKKTAVDMSGATVTVLEKVPVPKGQLKQYFYETKCNPKGYTKEGCRGIDKRHWNSQCRTTQSYVRALTMDNKKRVGWRFIRIDTSCVCTLTIKRGR; encoded by the coding sequence ATGACCATCCTTTTCCTTACTATGGTTATTTCATACTTCAGTTGCATGAAAGCTGCCCCTATGAAAGAAGCAAGTGTCAGAGGACTAGGCAGCTTGGCTTACCCAGGTCTTCGGACCCATGGGACTCTGGAGAGCCTAAGTGGGCCCAACACTGGTTCAAGAGGACTGACATCATTGGCAGACACTTTTGAACATGTCATAGAGGAGCTTCTAGATGAGGAACAGGACGTCCAGCCCAGTGAGGAAAACAAGGATGCCGACTTGTACACATCTCGGGTTATGCTAAGCAGTCAAGTGCCTTTGGAGCCCCCATTGCTCTTTCTGCTTGAGGAGTACAAAAATTACTTGGATGCTGCAAATATGTCCATGAGGGTCCGGCGCCACTCTGACCCTGCTCGCCGAGGGGAGCTGAGCGTGTGTGACAGTACTAGTGAGTGGGTAACAGCAGCAGAGAAAAAGACTGCAGTGGACATGTCTGGTGCAACGGTTACGGTCCTGGAAAAAGTCCCAGTACCCAAAGGCCAACTGAAGCAATACTTCTATGAGACCAAATGCAATCCCAAAGGTTACACAAAAGAGGGTTGCAGGGGCATAGACAAGAGGCACTGGAATTCCCAGTGCCGAACTACCCAGTCTTATGTGCGAGCTCTCACCATGGATAACAAAAAGAGAGTTGGCTGGCGGTTTATAAGAATAGACACTTCCTGTGTATGTACATTGACCATTAAAAGGGGAAGATAG
- the BDNF gene encoding brain-derived neurotrophic factor isoform X2 gives MTILFLTMVISYFSCMKAAPMKEASVRGLGSLAYPGLRTHGTLESLSGPNTGSRGLTSLADTFEHVIEELLDEEQDVQPSEENKDADLYTSRVMLSSQVPLEPPLLFLLEEYKNYLDAANMSMRVRRHSDPARRGELSVCDSTSEWVTAAEKKTAVDMSGATVTVLEKVPVPKGQLKQYFYETKCNPKVQWFHNLFIEHIHDLKGNKRHLRTTKTNKSLHYIPR, from the exons ATGACCATCCTTTTCCTTACTATGGTTATTTCATACTTCAGTTGCATGAAAGCTGCCCCTATGAAAGAAGCAAGTGTCAGAGGACTAGGCAGCTTGGCTTACCCAGGTCTTCGGACCCATGGGACTCTGGAGAGCCTAAGTGGGCCCAACACTGGTTCAAGAGGACTGACATCATTGGCAGACACTTTTGAACATGTCATAGAGGAGCTTCTAGATGAGGAACAGGACGTCCAGCCCAGTGAGGAAAACAAGGATGCCGACTTGTACACATCTCGGGTTATGCTAAGCAGTCAAGTGCCTTTGGAGCCCCCATTGCTCTTTCTGCTTGAGGAGTACAAAAATTACTTGGATGCTGCAAATATGTCCATGAGGGTCCGGCGCCACTCTGACCCTGCTCGCCGAGGGGAGCTGAGCGTGTGTGACAGTACTAGTGAGTGGGTAACAGCAGCAGAGAAAAAGACTGCAGTGGACATGTCTGGTGCAACGGTTACGGTCCTGGAAAAAGTCCCAGTACCCAAAGGCCAACTGAAGCAATACTTCTATGAGACCAAATGCAATCCCAAAG TACAGTGGTTCCACAATCTATTTATTGAACATATCCATGACCTGAAGGGGAACAAACGTCATTTGCGCACAACTAAAACAAATAAGTCTCTGCATTACATTCCTCGATAA